GTTGTTTCACTTAGTTGCATTTAGAAAACCTTTATATTCCGCTACGCCTAAATTGCTAAAAATAAGTGAAAATTTGTAGttgcctattcacccccccccctctagtcaaCATCTCGATCCTCTCAATGTGGTGATTTATGTACAActtaatttattttcaaaGCTAAATAAAAGGTGATCAATTACCTTTCCTGCTTATCAAGTTTAGAGTTGATAGTTGTccgttcattttttttctcaaccCTAACAACTTCAGTCCATGCAAACCACCTAGTTGGACCAGAAAGACATAACCTTTCCTTTCCCTGTCTTCTACTGAGGTTCATTTGCCCTGCAGTCTACATGAGGCTCGTAGTTCAAATCTAACAAACCATATCATCAGACTTTTGTCGTGTTTGGCTATAATGCGACTATCATGTTACTTTTACATGTAAAAATTCTTTTATCAATAATTTCGTAGCAAAGGACGTACACCGTGCTAGTTTGAGACAAAGCACCGAAGGGAACAATCTTGGCTTGAAGAGCATGAAGGGCGTTTTGGCTACACctaaagaaaggaaaagaagccATGCTCGATCAAGAAAATCAAGTCCTGCGTCGAGTTTTTATgtaagtttgatcaaatttaagaAATTTAACTTAGAAGATAGAgaatcttatatttaggaacaaagGTAGTACAATTCTTATGACTACGTGGATAATACGAGGTTTGATGGAAGTCATTCATTTGGGTGGATATCAAAGCCTTGAACGCACTTGTTTGGTAATCAATATCTAGAGGAGTTGGGGATTGTGAATCACCGGCGAATGCAAATCATTGTGACCACAAGTGTTGTTCATGAAGCAAACAGGTATCATAACTAGACAATGTGATCAAGTCTAATGTGAATGGTGCGATGTCTAGATCAATGGGCAAGGGAGCAACTTATGTACTTTGTCGTGATCATTTATGCGCCTTCCTGGAAGCTTCGACACATGATTCCCAATGTTGTAAATCCTATAACTCTAGAGTTATGGTATGTGGCAAAGCTTTGATTCTTGCGGGCTTGCAACATACTTACATAAGATTGTGTTTGCCACTAATTGTGTGGTGGAAATCCAAAAACATTATGTATGAAACGAGAGGTACATACTAGGTCTTTATTCTCTAGATCAATGTTCGACACCAAGAATACTTATTTTGTTCAGAAAACAAGTGCATTTTCAAGTCTTCAAGTCCATGACACCGCTAACACGTCTATAGGCCTACCAAGAGTGTTATGTGTGGATTTCTTATTTTGTTCAGAAAACAAGTGTGCGTATCTTCTTGAGAATTGAGATTGCACTTGTGTATACATCACATTTGAATGGATAAAGCAATCTTGCCCTAAATAATAGAAAAATCCTCCcactgatccataataaggtTACAAaatgttgtactaaatcccgacacttattatgaatagGAGGAAGTACCAAAAAacttttattaaaaaaattcatcaggaaagaaaaacattttcttttctaaccaaacaaaacgaaaaatagaagaaagcaaagcaaaagccAATCAATTCGGTCGGAGAAGGGGATAGCCGGGAGGTGGGGAAAggcaagaagagaagagacgTGGCCACCGAACGCGAGCGAGCGAAGCAGTAGAAGAGAAAGCAGCCCACCCCCAAAGGCGAATAGAGCAGCTCAACGGAGCCCGTacggttcgccgccgccggcctcctcctcctcggctgcGATCCGAAGGTACGCCCGGACGCCCCCACCCCCAAATCCCCTGTACTTCTGCGCAAATAGAATTTATATTTCCCCCTGTCAAATTGGGCGGTAGATCCATCTTTAGCCcaatcagaaattcagaatgtTTTCTGGTCCCCCAAATTTTAGGGCTTCCATGGAGGATGCCCCTGACCAGAGCGGCCTGCCGGTTGGGGAGTGCGAATGGAGGGAGGAGCTGAGGCAGCAGCAGTCCCAGGTCGAGGCGCTGCGCGAAAGGCTTGTGGAGGTGAAGGTTGGGATGAGGCGCTCCGAGGACGATTCCGGCCGGGAGCTTGACCACCTGTGCCGCAGGGTGAAGACCATCGCCACCCTGCTGGCTTACCTCAAATCCAAGGCGCGGATCATGGCGATACCACACCTCGCGCACACGTCGTGCGGGATTAGGAACCAGGACGGCGTGGGGTTCGTCGACCGGCATGGGGTGCCGCTGGCTGACTGGTCCAAGGTTGCTGAGTCTGCTTCCTGTGGTGGAGGTTTGGATGACAGATCGGTGGTAGAGGGTAGCGGCGCTCCCAAGCATGGTGATGCAAATGAGGGGGATGGAGATGTCGATGACATTCTGAAGTCCATCCGTGTGGTGACCGACGTCATGGAGTCTCTTGTGAAGAGAGTGATTATGGCTGAATCTGAAACTGCTAATGAGAAGGAAAAGGTGAGAATTGGGTTGGAAGAGATCAGGAGGAAGACCATACAGGTTGAGTCCATGTCGGTGAAAGTCGAGGAGATGGAGAAATTTGCAGTGGGTACAAACGGTATGCTGAATGAGATGAGGCAGCGGGTTGAAGATATGGTGTTGGAGACCACTCGACAGAGGCAGCGTGCTGCTGAAAATGAGCAGGAGCTTAGTCGTGTGAAGAACGACTTTGAGTCTCTCAGAACTTATGTCAGCACACTTGTTAGTGTCAGAGAAACTCTTCTTTCGTCGGAGAAGCAATTCGAAACAATGGAGAAGCTTTTTGACAGGTACTTTCACAATTCTCATGCTGTTTCTAGCACTTACTTTTTGTATAAGTTGATTGGAATGGGTTAATTTTGCTCTGAAAACTTTGTAAAGTTTGGTAAAGGAAACTTCAAGAAAATGTCGGATGAAGGAAGATTAGAAGTAGTTCATTTCAACCTCCCAATCGGCCAATCCTGAACAAAGCAGCCATAGCTTTTTAGATAATGGAAGAGAGAACTACCCTGGACTCTGCAAAAGCAGACACACTAGCCATTCTCATGTCTTCCTTCCTAAATTATAAGTCATATAgcttttgtcctaagtcacaCTTTTATAAGTTTAACCAACTGTATAGACAAATATTAACATCTACAATACCAAATCAATATCAATAGATCTATCATAAAATATGTTCGGAGTGTATCTATTTGGTattgtagatgttgatattttgttttataaacttggtcaaacttaaaAAGTTTAGTTAGGACAAAAATCAGAAATGACTTATATTTTGTGAAGTAGGGAGTGCGTGTTATGATATGCTTCTGCTGTTGCATGGTTTGTACTTTGATGATTAGTGACCATAAAGTCCTGGTACAGTTCAGTAAAACTCACAATATGCTGTGATGTGTGAGTTACTATAACCATGCTGATGATCTTAACAATATAAATTAATATATTCAGTCAACGAAACAAACTTCTCTTCCTGGATATTTAACCCCCAACTACCCCCAGtaaaaccattttttttccagcagGGTATATGATTTTAATATGTTTTGTAGCATTTGTTGGATTCTTCTGACCAGTTCCAATCTACTTTTGActaaatgggctctgcctTATGTACAGACTATAGGGCATCCCACATATATTCTGTTCTAAATTAGCACATAAAGTTATATGGCATCTTCAGGGGCTTCCCTCTCTATCACATATTATCATCAGTTTCTTCACCCACTTCATCATTTGTTAGGGATTTGGGTGATGGGATAACTAATGCTTGTTCTGAATCCAGTTCACTACCATGTAACCTTTGATTAAAATTGTCATACGGCAGATTTTACTTTTATGTTATCGTATAGACGATTCTCATCGAACATTTAATTTCCTGTTGCCATCAAATGTTTGAGGTCGATTCAATTACTTCTCACTTGAGACGGCAGTTCTGTACTTTGATCATAATGGACATTTAGAGTCGCGAGAAGATGCAGATATAGACCTGATTTTCTGCTGATCTGCACTTGCTCCAAATtgcagctgctgcttcttcctgATCCTGTCAGGTCTTTTAGTTCCATATTTGTCATTTTATCATTAATCTTTGTACTGCTTGTATGGCCTTCAAAGTGGAACGTCTACCCAAG
This is a stretch of genomic DNA from Brachypodium distachyon strain Bd21 chromosome 1, Brachypodium_distachyon_v3.0, whole genome shotgun sequence. It encodes these proteins:
- the LOC100838451 gene encoding uncharacterized protein LOC100838451 is translated as MEDAPDQSGLPVGECEWREELRQQQSQVEALRERLVEVKVGMRRSEDDSGRELDHLCRRVKTIATLLAYLKSKARIMAIPHLAHTSCGIRNQDGVGFVDRHGVPLADWSKVAESASCGGGLDDRSVVEGSGAPKHGDANEGDGDVDDILKSIRVVTDVMESLVKRVIMAESETANEKEKVRIGLEEIRRKTIQVESMSVKVEEMEKFAVGTNGMLNEMRQRVEDMVLETTRQRQRAAENEQELSRVKNDFESLRTYVSTLVSVRETLLSSEKQFETMEKLFDRLVARTNQLETEKAQKEAEVQKVMEENVRLRAMVDKKDAQLQAMSEQCKFMALNHPN